DNA from Agathobaculum sp. NTUH-O15-33:
GCGCTGCAAGCGCGCTCTCGTTCTCTGGCGCCGAGCAGCTGCGCCACAACGACCGCGCCGCCCGTGGAAAGCGCGGCGAAGATGTTGAAGATCAGTACATTCAGCATGTCGACCAGAGACACGCCGGAGACCGCCGCCTCGCCAACGGAGGATACCATAATAGTATCCGCAAGGCCGATGGTGAGCGAAAGCACCTGCTCGATGATCAGCGGCACAATCAGCTTTTTAAGCTTTGGTTTGTCAAATAGATCCTTATTCGTTTTCGTGCGCCTTCTTTCAAAGAATGATGCGGTAGGCCTCGGTCAGCCGTTCAAGCGACCATGCGGCGTTGGCCGGGCTGGTTGAGGGCAACTGGGTGATCGGTACGTGCAGCGTGGGCTCGATCAAGCGGCGGTACAATTCGGCTGATTTTGCGCCCGTGGCGAAAATACGCTTGATCTGCGTCTGCCGCAGCAGCGCGCCGATATCGTTCGGCACGGCGTTTTTGATCGAAACGTCGGATGCGCCCGCGATCTCGCACCGCGCGATCGTATCCCACAGGGCAATGCCGTGGGTCAGGCAAAGCGTCCGCTTGTCCTCGATCGTCTGCGGCGCGGATACCTCCAACACGGCGGCCAGTACGCGCCAGAACCGATTTTGCGGGTGGGCGTAGAAAAACTCCGCCTGCCGCGATTTGGGGCTTGGGATTGAGCCGAGCAGCAGCACGCGGGAGTTTTCGTCATAAAGCGGCGGTATGTTGTGTACGACAAGCTCGGGCGTCATATTTCCTCCTCAATGACCGATAAAAACGGGCGGAACGCGCTAGGCAGCGCATAGTTGGCGCGCAGCGCGGCGAGGGTGACGAATTGCAGCTCCTCTGGGCGGCCCGACAACTCGACGTAATAGCCCGTCATATGCCATTCCACATGCGTAAAAATATGTTTGGCAGGGCGTAGAGAGAACAGGTTGTCCACCTGCCAGCCGCGCGCGGCAAGGGCTTGGCGCACCTCGCTTGGCGTTAAATGGCCGGCCAGAGCGGGCAACTCCCAAAGCCCGGCGAGCAGGCCGGTTTCCGGGCGCTGTGACAGCCCTACAAGCGCGTCGGCACGCACGAGCAATACCGTGTGCTCCTCGATGCGGCGGGGCTTCTTAGGGGCGCGTTTGGGCAGCAGGGAAGCGGTGCCGTCTTCCAAAGCGGCGCATAGATGCCGCACGGGGCAGGCGCCGCAGGCGGGCGCGCCGTGCGGCAGGCAGACGGTCGCGCCAAGTTCCATCAGCGCCTGATTAAAATCGCCCGGACGGTCGTGCGGGATCAGGTCGGAAAGCCGCCGCGCGATTAGCTTCTTGTATTTAAGGTCGGTGATCGGGGTCTCATCCGCGGTCAACCGGGCGGCGACGCGCAGCACGTTGCCGTCCACCGCGGGCTGGGGCAGGCCGAAGGCGATCGAAGCGATTGCGCCCGCCGTATAGTCGCCGATACCGGGAAGCCCGAGCAACGCGTCGTAATCCGCGGGCAGCGCGCCGCCGTACTGCGCGCAGACGATTTTGGCCGCCTTGTGCAGGCTGCGCACCCGGGAATAATAGCCAAGGCCCTCCCAAAGCTTCCAGACATACCGCCTCGTCCGCTTCGGACAAGGCCTCAATGGTGGGCAGCGCCTCCATCCAACGCTCGAAATAAGCGCGCACCGCCTCCACGCGGGTTTGTTGCAGCATGATCTCGCTCACCCAAACGCGATAGGGCGTTGGCTGGGCGCGCCAGGGTAGGTCGCGCCCAGCGCCGTCATACCAATCGAGCAGGGGGAGATGAGCGCCTCGCTCAGTCCTCCACGGG
Protein-coding regions in this window:
- a CDS encoding DNA-deoxyinosine glycosylase; this encodes MTPELVVHNIPPLYDENSRVLLLGSIPSPKSRQAEFFYAHPQNRFWRVLAAVLEVSAPQTIEDKRTLCLTHGIALWDTIARCEIAGASDVSIKNAVPNDIGALLRQTQIKRIFATGAKSAELYRRLIEPTLHVPITQLPSTSPANAAWSLERLTEAYRIIL
- a CDS encoding A/G-specific adenine glycosylase → MRPCPKRTRRYVWKLWEGLGYYSRVRSLHKAAKIVCAQYGGALPADYDALLGLPGIGDYTAGAIASIAFGLPQPAVDGNVLRVAARLTADETPITDLKYKKLIARRLSDLIPHDRPGDFNQALMELGATVCLPHGAPACGACPVRHLCAALEDGTASLLPKRAPKKPRRIEEHTVLLVRADALVGLSQRPETGLLAGLWELPALAGHLTPSEVRQALAARGWQVDNLFSLRPAKHIFTHVEWHMTGYYVELSGRPEELQFVTLAALRANYALPSAFRPFLSVIEEEI